agaggaatggagaaatatatcgctggattatattagaaaactatatcgttctttgccgaaacgaatgctggaggtggtggagaataagggaggatccacacattattaaattttaaaaggttttttatttttgtacaatttagtagataataaacactacaacttttgaaagtgtgctatcatttcgccgaccggatttcacaatcattgttgataaatacaagaggaatagcgaagatacagtttcaagctcatataccttattactacaaggtactgtttatatgccattcgtcaaacttgggaaattcggactctatctatgagaaattaatgatagcacacatgtgctatctttttgtccaagggtgtatttGTACAGTAATTCATTTCAGCAGAAATACCGTAGAACATCCGTTTATCgacaaaattttaagaaatgaaaGATACCTGTATATTCGTACAAGTTTGCAGAACAATTTTCATGCAAAGAAGAACGTGATAGCTATTCCGTtctgtgaaaatattaataggtATTTAGCATTGGAtaaaacgtaaatacgtaaagatattttcaaaaataatctGCATCACAGTTCAGAGAAAAATGGGTTTGACAGACAATTTCATCCTGATGCGAGAAAACGATCCAAAGCGTAATGCTACTCATACGCGAGCGTGTATCTTCCATAATGTTTGGGGACCCTTAAAAATACCTAGACAGTGcttatatataaacattatcGACAATATACGAGACTACctgaaaggaaaaatatgaagTGACCAGAATTCATGGAGGAATGATTTACAGAGGACTCTTtcagaagaatagaaaaatctttcaaatagaattctcattagtttatataaatatattcatacgATATAATCAAATACCTTATGATAAAATACCttataataaaatcgaaagCCTATTAAgtatgaaaataatgaaacttaATAATTTCCTCTTCTAGATATTGGATAAGCCTTTGCTAATTTCTGCCATTGAACTATAACAGCACGACTACTTATTACGCTTGTATTTTtgtcgttttttaaatattaatattttgcacaAAGGACACAGatattctatctttttttccaCGAGCATTATTATTCTACAGATCAGCAGGaatatgtacgtattttttatttgctaaaATTCCATTACCAAACGTTGTTCTATAATTGATAtaagtaattttgttaaaattagaTACCGTACGAATACGTTTCTCGCTGACTGTATAAATAaactatacaaatatttttctacctcGATAAGAATAAACTATACTAATAATTGtcaaaagaaagcaaaaaatcTGATACCAGTCATTTCGACTGGGTTTTGGCAGTTCtatagtaatattaatagaCGTTGTATCACGTAGATGTTAAAAATAGCGATTATCGTGGGATATAGATTGGAAAAGAATCGCGTTTActcttgaaatttgaatttttgtcGCTCGTAAGTTCATCTTGCGTTTACGCGGTgcaaaggaagaagaggaatgCACGTCGTAcggataaaaaaaattttgaatctCCAAGCGAGATATATAAGAGGTTCAGAAAGCGTTACAGAGTTGTAGGAATGGCATTGCGTGAGCCGCTTAAATTAACGGTTCGTATACTTTCTCCGCTGTCATTCGTGTGTTCTCCGCTAATGGGTGATAAAAATCACCTGGAGATACCAAGGGAAAAACCTAAAACCAATATTTCATCCGGTCAcactttctttccttcgtttctcgttATTTTCTTCGCAACATTCGATCGACGTTTATTGCGGAATATTATGTACCGAACGAGAAGTTCCTTCTTTACTcgtgaaaatgttttttatcgtttactTTCATCATTTTCCCCCAGATTTTCCATCCAGTAACACTTTCTCCCCTTTGTTCCTAGCATTTCCTCCTCGATATAATacacattttaaatataataaaattcctatcaaataaaaaaagatcatTCTTCTCCAACGAGGATGTATCTTATcctttatttctatctttttcttttttttcttctttttcaatgtAATACATCTCGTTTTACGAATCTCTTAAAATATAATGGCTAACAACGATAGGTAAAATCTAGCGAtagtaataattcatttttaccTAGGTCTCTTCGGCCTGCAAATAGATTTGGCTGACGATTCTTTGCGTTCATCCTTCCGTGCTTTTCGCACCCTGAACGATCCTAATCTGCGTGAAATCTGATATGACGCTGCAAATTTTAAAGCAGTTGGTACAGATTCTTCGAGTTTCTCGAGATGAGGATCAAAGTGATTAAACGAAGCCAACGCctgtttaatgaaaattaatacgtGTTCCATTTGATTTTGTAGGCCCAGCATGTCACAGGGCACGGTGATGATTCAGACGCAAAGCCGGTTACAAGAAAAGGACTTCACTATTGCCACACCCGAGGAGTTTGTTCATCGTTTCGGCGGTACCAAAGTTATCAACAAGGTAACGTTGTTTTCTCAACGAGTACTGTATATTCTTCGTTACGTATCTCGAAACAACAGTCGATCTTTCAGCGTGTGAATCTTCCGGGAagaaatttttgcaatttttaacatttttaacatacgctttgaaataattgataatttgaattattattagatctTATTGTCAGAAgaagtaatttctttttaacggAGAAGATATTCGACATCTTCGGATAAAAGGAACGAATCGAATAGAGAAGGAGATCGTTCAATGTGAAGAAAATAATCGCGCACAGGATAGTATTCTATAACTAAGAGAcctaactttttaataaaatcgataCTTAAAGCAGTCGAGTATTAAGAAGCAGTTGCAGAAGGAGGTCGTTCAACGCGTAGATATGTCGCGTTCCGCTTGAGTATTTCTCAAGGCATTCGCCGTACAGTTTCGCAACAATGGCCAAACGACCTTCGTAGTTGACCTCGAACGACCTTGAATGATCTTGAATCATAGGTTACTAGATATACCTGTTCCGCGATACTCCACTGTAATAGCAATGTGAAACGCACATTGTTCCTTCCGCAAACGAAACAAAGCAGTGCCGTGACAACTTTAACTTGGAATatgtttctttattaattgTCGGTCATCTTAATTCGGATctaaatgtttttatataaataacatctTCCCAACTTTGAACAGCGTAATTATAACTTTAACAATTTATCTTCTAATAACATCAGACTatctataattatacataattatatataatatagttatatataaaaagagaaaaagaaaaaatattatcaaaaatttggTTGTTTTAGAGTTAGCAATCTAGCGTTAACAATCTTCCGccatataattatacataattatatatataattatacataaaaagagaaaaagaaaaaatatcaaaaatttggTTGTTTTAGAGTTCTAGCGTTAACAATCTTCCGCCATATAATTATTACTCGATAGTGAACCGACGAATTAGTTTTGTCTcgattgtaaatttatttcaagatttaaatagattttcctttgtttttcaGTTTTACCTTGGACTCCaatgtatttttgttttctaaacGTATTTGTGTATCTGAGATTGCAAGTGCCATTACCAGTGACACACTAGTCGTTCAATAACATTTTATCGTCAATATTTAGTCATCGCTTAAATTACGCTTCACGGATAACGATCGATAGagtaatcaaatttttcaaatcgcAGGTCCTAATCGCCAACAACGGAATAGCGGCTGTAAAATGTATGCGTTCGATCCGACGATGGTCCTACGAAATGTTCAAGAACGAACGCGCCGTACGTTTCGTCGTGATGGTCACTCCGGAAGATTTAAAAGCGAACGCGGAATATATCAAAATGGCAGATCAGTACGTACCCGTGCCAGGTGGAACCAACAACAACAATTATGCGAACGTCGAGCTGATCGTAGACATCGCTGTACGCACTCAGGTCCAGGCTGTATGGGCTGGTTGGGGTCATGCCTCTGAAAATCCAAAATTGCCAGAACTACTCCATAAAAATAACATGTGTTTCATTGGTAAGATCCTTTGCATTACAATGAAGCGATAGCTGAAGATTATTCTGTAAATTGTGAAGTAAATTATGTAATCTTACACTACCATGCATAAGTACGATGACTATCAAAGTATCGTAGTATAGccataataatttgaatatatgcAGATACTTATGCACCGTAGgttattcgaagaaatattcttcttagtaaattttgaagaaatgtgatttgaaaaattacgaattgaaagaataaatgaattgaatagtaattatttttaggGCCATCCGAGAGAGCAATGTGGGCTCTTGGAGATAAAATCGCGTCAAGTATTGTAGCGCAAACTGCAGATGTACCGACACTTCCTTGGTCAGGTTCGGAACTAAAGGCACAGTACAgtggaaaaaagataaaaatatcatcgGAACTTTTCAAGAAAGGGTGCGTTTCGACGGTAGAAGAATGCTTGGCAGCAGCTAACAAAATAGGCTTTCCTATAATGGTGAAAGCTAGCGAGGGAGGTGGTGGAAAAGGTATCAGAAAGGTGGAGAACGCTGAAGAATTGCCCACATTGTTTAGGTAAGAAggaaatttgtcaaattaatttaaaagattttttacatggttcgttatataaataattgcaaacgttatgtaaagaatatttatgtaacaaGTTATTGGAAACTTTATATTAAGAATGCTTAACGATTTTCTTAGGCAGGTACAAACTGAAATACCTGGATCTCCGATATTCATTATGAAATTGGCAAAATGTGCTCGCCATTTAGAAGTTCAATTATTAGCTGACAATTATGGAAACGCGATATCGTTATTTGGTCGTGACTGTTCTATTCAGAGAAGACATCAAAAGATTATCGAAGAAGCGCCTGCTGTGGTTGCTAAACCCGAAGTCtttgaagaaatggaaaaagtaaTTATCGATCCTATTCGccaatcaaaaatatttcacttttttaccataaattaattaacagacattattatgaaaatttgagTTCATTCCGTACAGTACTTTTTACATATTGTTTCGTAATAGGCTGCTGTAAGATTGGCCAAAATGGTTGGATATGTCAGCGCAGGTACTGTCGAATACCTGTACGACACTTCTGGACGATATTACTTTTTGGAATTGAATCCACGTCTTCAAGTGGAACATCCGTGTACTGAGATGGTATCTGATGTTAATTTGCCCGCGGCACAACTTCAAATTGCTATGGGGTTACCATTACATCATATTAAAGATATTCGTCTTCTTTATGGTGAAAGTCCATGGGGAGATAGCGTCATTGACTTCGATCAACCGAGACACAAACCCCAACCATGGGGTCACGTGATAGCTGCGAGAATTACTAGTGAAAATCCTGATGAAGgtataaattgtatttcataaaagaaattacatttgATCACGCTTGATCATTAAGGAATTCtgctgtaataaattttaatatttccattagGTTTTAAACCGAGTTCTGGTACGGTGCAAGAACTGAATTTCCGATCCTCGAAGAATGTTTGGGGTTACTTCTCAGTAGCAGCTTCCGGAGGTCTCCATGAATTTGCAGACTCACAATTCGGACATTGCTTCTCTTGGGGAGAGGATCGTAACCAGGCTCGAGAAAATTTGGTCATAGCTTTGAAAGAATTGAGCATTAGGGGTGATTTCAGAACCACCGTCGAATATTTGATTACGCTATTAGAAACTGAATCTTTCCAACAGAACAATATAGATACTGCGTGGCTTGATTTGTTGATTGCTGAACGCGTTAGGAGTGACAAACCGGATGTATTATTAGCCATAACATGCGGTGCGCTTCATATCGCTGATAGAACAATCACTGCCGCTTTTACTGGGTTTCAAACAGCATTGGAAAAAGGACAAATACAAGCCAGCAATGATTTAGATAATGTTATCGACGTAAgttgatttttatatcattaatttgTGTATAAATACTTGCttacgaatattataaaatttaacaaacattttttagGTTGAACTCATTAACGACggatacaaatataaaatacagacTGCTAAGTCAGGCCCTAATAGTTATTTTCTTGTTATGAACGGTTCCTACAAAGAAGTAGAATTACACCGACTATCGGATGGAGGATTATTGCTCTCTTTGGATGGCGCAAGTTTCACGACTTACATGAGGGAGGAAGTCGATCGTTACAGGATCATCATTGGAAATCAAACCTGCATCTTCGAGAAGGACAACGATCCTTCTTTATTGAGGTCACCATCAGCTGGCAAACTAATTAGCTATCTAGTCGAAGATGGTGGTCACGTGAACGCTGGACAAGCATACGCAGAAATTGAAGTCATGAAAATGGTAATGACAATAACAGCGAGCGAAGCTGGTAGCGTCTTTTATGTTAAAAGACCAGGTGCCATTCTCGAGGCTGGTACCTTGATTGCTCAACTAGAATTGGACGATCCATCTCTGGTAACAAAAGCTCAGGAGTACACTGGTAAATTCCCGGAAACTATAGCTCCAgcaatttctgaaaaattgaatCATCTTCATGCTGAATACAGAACAGCTTTAGAAAACACTCTAGGAGGATATTGTTTACCAGATCCGTACCACGTGCCTCGAGTACGAGAACTTCTTGAGAAATTCATGAATTCCCTTCGTGACCCTAGCTTACCATTGCTCGAACTTCAAGAAGTGATCGCAACGATATCAGGAAGAATTCCGATTTCCGTAGAGAAAAAAATCAGGAAATTGATGTCGCTGTACGAAAGAAACATAACTTCTGTTTTAGCTCAATTTCCTAGTCAACAAATTGCTGCTGTGATCGATGGACATGCAGCAAGTCTTTCCAAGCGATCTGAACGCGACGTCTTCTTCTTAACTACCGAAGCTATAGTGCAATTGGTACAAAGATATAGGAATGGAATACGTGGAAGAATGAAGACCGCTGTTCACGAACTACTTCGACAATATTACACCGTTGAAAGCCAGTTCCAACAAGGACATTACGATAAATGTGTTTCTGCTTTAATCGATGAATACAAAGATGATGTAGCAACAATAACAGCTATGATTTTCAGCCATAACCAAGTCACGAAGAAGAACGTTTTGGTAACTATGCTCATAGATCATCTCTGGGCGAATGAACCTGGTCTTACGGACGAGTTATCGAGCACGCTGACGGAACTAACGAGCCTGAATCGTACAGAGCATAGTCGTGTCGCGTTACGTGCGAGACAAATTCTAATCGCTGCTCATCAACCTGCTTACGAATTAAGACACAACCAAATGGAATCTATATTCTTATCAGCGGTAGACATGTACGGCCATGATTTCCATCCAGAAAACTTAGAGAAACTTATTCTTTCCGAAACAtctattttcgatattttacatgACTTCTTCTACCATTCCAATCGTACAGTTTGCAATGCTGCTTTGGAGGTTTATGTTCGCAGATCTTATATCAGTTATGAGTTGACTTGCGTGCAACATCTGGAATTGTCTGGCGAAGTACCGCTTGtacatttccaatttttgcTGCCTAACAATCATCCTAATATACAAAACCAATCTTCGGTTAATCACAGAGTCGGGGCTATGGCAGCTTTCCAAGACATGGATCAATTCACCCGATATTCTGACGAAGTTTTCGACCTCCTAGAGGATCTGTCTTCGATTACCTCAACTTCGGCTAAAGTTTTAGCAGAGGCAGTAGACGCAGCTGCAAGCGAATCGAGACACAGTACATCCATAAACGTATCTTTAAGCAATGCGGAAAATACTGGTACAGTGGAAATGGGTGAACGATCTGCAGAACCGGTACATATTTTGAGCATTGCCGttcaagagaaagagaatcaCGATGACGTTACGATGGCGAAACTCTTTGGAGATTGGTGCGCCGCGAACAAAGAGGAATTAATCTCACGAGACATACGAAGGATCACTTTCActgttttaaagaaaagacAATTCCCAAAATTCTTTACATACCGTCAAAGAGATGGTTTTGTTgaagataaaatttatcgacatCTCGAACCTGGTTGTGCTTTCCAATTGGAATTAAACAGAATGAGAACTTACGATCTTGAAGCTCTGCCAACCTCGAATCAAAAAATGCATCTTTACCTTGGCCGGGCAAAGGTTGCCAAAGGACAACAAGTCACCGATTATCGTTTCTTCATTCGTTCCATTATAAGACATTCTGATCTTATCACGAAGGAGGCCAGTTTCGATTATCTTCACAATGAAGGTGAACGTGTACTATTAGAGGCTATGGATGAATTAGAAGTCGCGTTCTCGCATCCGCTTGCTAAGCGTACGGAATGCAATCATATCTTCCTAAATTTCGTACCCACAGTTATTATGGATCCAGTAAGAATAGAAGAAAGCGTGACCAGTATGGTACTGAGGTACGGCCCGAGATTATGGAAATTACGAGTACGTCAGGCTGAGATTAAAATGACGATTCGGCCAGCACCAGGGAAGCCAACGTCTATTTTACGTTTGTGCATTGCCAACGATAGCGGATATAGCATAGATTTGCATCTTTATATGGAGGCAACCGATCCAAAGACTGGTATCATTCGTTTCGAATCTTATCCTTCTTCGATGGTAAATGGTACCTGGAGACCAGGACCTATGCATGGTCTTCCAATTTCTACGCCATATCTAACCAAAGATTATCTTCAAGCAAAACGGTTCCAAGCACAAAGTTCTGGCACAACGTATGTATATGATTTACCAGACATGTTTAGACAACAAACCGAAAAGATGTGGATTAAATACATAGAAGAAAGGCCACAGTGCGATATAACTATTCCAAATCCTGTGATGGATTGTGTAGAATTAGTATTAGAGGGTGACAATTTAGTGGAACAAAAACGACTTCCTGGTGAGAATAATGTTGGTATGGTCGCTTGGAGATTAAGGCTTTATACGCCAGAATATCCAGTATCTGGTCGAGACATTATACTGATAGCAAACGATTTGACACATTTGATTGGTTCTTTTGGTCCGAAGGAGGACTTAGTGTTCTGCAGAGCGTCTGAAAGAGCTAGGCAACTTGGAATTCCTCGAATATATTTCTCTGCAAATTCTGGCGCTCGCATTGGTCTAGCAGAGGAAGTGAAAGCGTTGTTCAGAATTGCTTGGGAGGATGAGGATGAACCAGAGAAAGgatttagatatatatatttaacaccAGATGATTACGCGCGTTTAGCACCGCTTAATTCAGTGAAAACTTCGTTGATCGAAGATAAGGGAGAATCTCGTTACAAGATTACCGATATTATTGGTAAAGATGACGGTCTTggtgtagaaaatttaaaatacgcTGGTATGATTGCCGGAGAAACATCGAAAGCCTATGACGAAATCGTTACGATTTCCATTGTATCTTGTAGAGCGATTGGTATCGGTGCTTACCTAGTCCGTCTTGGACAAAGGGTCattcaaatagaaaattctcaCATCATCTTAACCGGTTACAAAGCATTAAATACTGTCTTAGGCCGTGAAGTATACGCTAGTAATAATCAGTTAGGTGGTATACAAATTATGCATAATAATGGGGTATCACATGCAACAAACGTAAGGGACCTAGAGGGTGTTGCTACTGCTTTAAGATGGTTAAGCTACTGTCCCAAATTTAAGGGTGCACCCCTTCCTATATTATCAGCACCATTTCCTGATCCAGTCGACAGAGAAATCATGTATGTTCCTACAAAAGCAGCATATGATCCAAGATTCATGCTCGAGGGTAGAATACAAAATGGTACAAATTATTGGGAAAGTGGGTTCTTCGATCGTGGCTCTTGGcaggtatattttatattttagattaaTATTACATGTTAATTTAGTTTAATAAAATGACTCAAACATTTCTATACTATTAATATTACTTGCAGGAAATTATGAGGCCTTGGGCTCAAACTGTAGTAACTGGACGAGCAAGATTAGGCGGAATACCTTGCGGTGTTATTGCAGTAGAAACAAGAACCGTTGAGTTGCACTTACCTGCTGATCCTGCTAATCTCGATTCAGAAGCTAAAACAATATCTCAAGCAGGACAAGTATGGTTCCCTGACAGTGCATACAAAACTGCTCAAGCTATCAAAGACTTTGGAAAAGAAGAGCTTccactttttatttttgctaaTTGGAGAGGATTTTCTGGTGGAATGAAAggtttttattgatttttaataattactaaaatttcaCTCTTACTTATCGAGTGAATTACTAACGCTATATCTTTTCTAGACATGTACGAGCAAATTATCAAATTCGGTGCTTATATTGTGGATGGCTTACGAGAATATACTAAAccaatatttgtatatatccCACCAAATGGAGAACTAAGAGGTGGTGCTTGGGCTGTCGTTGATCCAACGATAAATCCTCGCTACATGGAAATGTTTGCTGACAATACAAGCAGAGGTGGAGTTTTAGAACCTGGTGGAATAGTAGAAATCAAGTTTAGAACTAAAGACATACTTAAAGCTATGCATAGGGTTGATTCAGTAATACAGAAGCTTAAAGTAAGAAActgattttgtttctttatcatcttttacattttataaataataggtCGTGTGTGGGACATATTATGACATCAATCATTGTTTTAGGAAAATCTAGCCAATGCAAATTCAGCCGAAGAACGAACAGACATTGAAAGCCAAATTCGTAAGAGGGAGCAACTTTTAGAACCTATGTATCGGCAAGTAGCAGTTCACTTCGCAGATCTTCATGATACGCCAGAGAGAATGTTTGAGAAAAATACCATTCATGATATTATTCCATGGCAAAAAGCACGCAGACTGCTTTATTGGCGACTTAGAAGAAGACTTTTAGAGGATGaaataaagaaggaaattcTATCAACTCAACACACTTTGGACGTTAGACAAGTCGGTGCAATGTTGCGTAGATGGTTTATAGAAGACAAAGGTGCCACAGAATCTTATCTGTGGGATCAAGATGAAGCTGCAACGAATTGGTTGGAGAATCAACGTCAAGATGAAAATAGTGTTGTTTCCCGTAACATCACTTGTGTAAGACAAGACGCAATCGTTTCTCGAGTCAAAGAAGCCCTTGAAACTTGTCCAGAAGTGAGATTaaatgcaattttagaaattgcgCACAGATTACAACCAGCAGAACGTGCAGAATTGCAAAGAACTTTATCACAGATAGAAACGACCACACAGGAACACCACAATGATTCAAGTGCTTCGTCCTAatgtttttctaaattaagaaaaatctcTTGTCTATCTGCGTACCTGGTGTATGTAGTTCTACATCTTAGAATTAATTGTACAGATACTCGTTATTCTTGTTAATAGCAAATTGTACGGGAGTAGTATAATTTTTGGAAAGTTAATAATTGTTTCTATCGATAGCGTTACTTGATGATAGAAAGTAATCGAACTCGTGTCTTATTCAAGTTCAATGGTGATGCTATCGAGTGTCAGACAGTATCACTGCCGTCTCCTAAACCATGGCAAAACGTGCCCTTTGTTTATAATGAGTGTATTcatgaatatagaaattatattgcaCATAtgcgtacatacatatatatataaataaataaataagtaatatatatgtgtttatttatttatatttatatgcatgtatgtatgtgtattttttttagaaaaaagttTGTTCGTTGCGTTTACTTTTACCGAATGACTAATGTGTACATCGATATTTCCCATTTCcgtcgaaaaaaagaaaacagatcgatggataatttttaaagtacGAAGTACTATTTTTCCAATCGTGTGTgatacaaaatagaaaaaattctttgatCTTTAGGAACAATTTAATGCGAATAAAGaggtagataataaaaaattttatgaacCTGAATGTTTAACAGAAATAAgacatttaatacaaaatagttgctaaataattatacatatatatatatattttatactatttttaattcattgatACCAAGttcaaatgtacatatattacatgCAGTCATATCGTTTGAGACATAAAAATTCTCGATACTCTCTTCGTTCGTGTCATTGTCCTTAAAAGACTGAAATCTGACTTCGATGCACATCAATTAGATCATCATCTAGAGTAAGCAATAccataaatgaaaaaaacatTGCTAAAGCAGACAAAAAATGCCAAATGTCATGACTATCAAAAAAGTTTAGGAGTATGCAGGGTTTATTATAATTGCGCGATTGTGCTGGGGTTAGCTCCCACGAGATAGAATtgtgtataaaaaaatgtaaagcgGCGCCCCAAAACACGATTGATAACACAATATAAATCGCTGGTTGAAGTAGAATTCGTTCTTTATGACAAACCTGAAATATCACAAAgtaaattaattcataatatGTGGACAAACTACATAAGTATAATTATTcgtgtatatgtacataccttcataacaatataaaaaaaagtatataaaattaaattagacaTTAATACAGCCAACAGAAACGTTGCGAAATTTTTCTCGCTGTGCATATTCCCAAGTACTGCGAGAGCAACGTTCCATAAATTTCCTacaataagtataataaaacgtCCCATATACAAAGGCCGAAAGAAATATCTAATTCCAGAACGGGCATCATGTTTACTAatctagaaaattataaaatcaatgATAAACTGTGCCTAGTAGAAGTAACTGAATCAaggtaaaatgaaaaatattagattcAAATACCAAATGCCTAAAATTACCTGTATTACTCTTATCAACAACGTTCTAACTTTCCATCGCCCCATGTAGTAAATTTGAATAGTCATATAAAGGCAAGTGAGCAAATGTACGATAGTAAACAGAACCCAGAAGTATATTGAACCATATAAAACTCCCAACAATCCTATGAAGATGATGAATGCTAACATTGCAAATGTAACTGATGCTCGGGCATTTATATCAGGATGACGATTGTGATAAATCTTGATCATACATAGCACTGTTATGATGTACATAAAACTCGTATctaaatagataatataatatttgtcattaatattataaaaaaaatttataaaatttaattatcttacCGAATTGAAAGTTGCTTCGATTTGGACACACGTGATAACTCCCTGAGAGTATTCCTTCCATAATAAGCGCAGTGCccattgcataaaataatcCATAATGTTGTGGTATGccataacatttatttttttctctttcaaattCATCATGTTCTCGAGaagatgttaaaaatataaataaaaaacccAACATGATGTATccgatatttgaaaatacatgATTGAGATCTGACAGTGATAAAAATGGATGAGcacataaaa
This Bombus pascuorum chromosome 1, iyBomPasc1.1, whole genome shotgun sequence DNA region includes the following protein-coding sequences:
- the LOC132913808 gene encoding acetyl-CoA carboxylase isoform X8; this encodes MKRIKRFVLAQSTEEDPIWKSSDNLMPGILRMNGETSIEESACTPQPSTNNQQSSTAGLTPSMSQGTVMIQTQSRLQEKDFTIATPEEFVHRFGGTKVINKVLIANNGIAAVKCMRSIRRWSYEMFKNERAVRFVVMVTPEDLKANAEYIKMADQYVPVPGGTNNNNYANVELIVDIAVRTQVQAVWAGWGHASENPKLPELLHKNNMCFIGPSERAMWALGDKIASSIVAQTADVPTLPWSGSELKAQYSGKKIKISSELFKKGCVSTVEECLAAANKIGFPIMVKASEGGGGKGIRKVENAEELPTLFRQVQTEIPGSPIFIMKLAKCARHLEVQLLADNYGNAISLFGRDCSIQRRHQKIIEEAPAVVAKPEVFEEMEKAAVRLAKMVGYVSAGTVEYLYDTSGRYYFLELNPRLQVEHPCTEMVSDVNLPAAQLQIAMGLPLHHIKDIRLLYGESPWGDSVIDFDQPRHKPQPWGHVIAARITSENPDEGFKPSSGTVQELNFRSSKNVWGYFSVAASGGLHEFADSQFGHCFSWGEDRNQARENLVIALKELSIRGDFRTTVEYLITLLETESFQQNNIDTAWLDLLIAERVRSDKPDVLLAITCGALHIADRTITAAFTGFQTALEKGQIQASNDLDNVIDVELINDGYKYKIQTAKSGPNSYFLVMNGSYKEVELHRLSDGGLLLSLDGASFTTYMREEVDRYRIIIGNQTCIFEKDNDPSLLRSPSAGKLISYLVEDGGHVNAGQAYAEIEVMKMVMTITASEAGSVFYVKRPGAILEAGTLIAQLELDDPSLVTKAQEYTGKFPETIAPAISEKLNHLHAEYRTALENTLGGYCLPDPYHVPRVRELLEKFMNSLRDPSLPLLELQEVIATISGRIPISVEKKIRKLMSLYERNITSVLAQFPSQQIAAVIDGHAASLSKRSERDVFFLTTEAIVQLVQRYRNGIRGRMKTAVHELLRQYYTVESQFQQGHYDKCVSALIDEYKDDVATITAMIFSHNQVTKKNVLVTMLIDHLWANEPGLTDELSSTLTELTSLNRTEHSRVALRARQILIAAHQPAYELRHNQMESIFLSAVDMYGHDFHPENLEKLILSETSIFDILHDFFYHSNRTVCNAALEVYVRRSYISYELTCVQHLELSGEVPLVHFQFLLPNNHPNIQNQSSVNHRVGAMAAFQDMDQFTRYSDEVFDLLEDLSSITSTSAKVLAEAVDAAASESRHSTSINVSLSNAENTGTVEMGERSAEPVHILSIAVQEKENHDDVTMAKLFGDWCAANKEELISRDIRRITFTVLKKRQFPKFFTYRQRDGFVEDKIYRHLEPGCAFQLELNRMRTYDLEALPTSNQKMHLYLGRAKVAKGQQVTDYRFFIRSIIRHSDLITKEASFDYLHNEGERVLLEAMDELEVAFSHPLAKRTECNHIFLNFVPTVIMDPVRIEESVTSMVLRYGPRLWKLRVRQAEIKMTIRPAPGKPTSILRLCIANDSGYSIDLHLYMEATDPKTGIIRFESYPSSMVNGTWRPGPMHGLPISTPYLTKDYLQAKRFQAQSSGTTYVYDLPDMFRQQTEKMWIKYIEERPQCDITIPNPVMDCVELVLEGDNLVEQKRLPGENNVGMVAWRLRLYTPEYPVSGRDIILIANDLTHLIGSFGPKEDLVFCRASERARQLGIPRIYFSANSGARIGLAEEVKALFRIAWEDEDEPEKGFRYIYLTPDDYARLAPLNSVKTSLIEDKGESRYKITDIIGKDDGLGVENLKYAGMIAGETSKAYDEIVTISIVSCRAIGIGAYLVRLGQRVIQIENSHIILTGYKALNTVLGREVYASNNQLGGIQIMHNNGVSHATNVRDLEGVATALRWLSYCPKFKGAPLPILSAPFPDPVDREIMYVPTKAAYDPRFMLEGRIQNGTNYWESGFFDRGSWQEIMRPWAQTVVTGRARLGGIPCGVIAVETRTVELHLPADPANLDSEAKTISQAGQVWFPDSAYKTAQAIKDFGKEELPLFIFANWRGFSGGMKDMYEQIIKFGAYIVDGLREYTKPIFVYIPPNGELRGGAWAVVDPTINPRYMEMFADNTSRGGVLEPGGIVEIKFRTKDILKAMHRVDSVIQKLKENLANANSAEERTDIESQIRKREQLLEPMYRQVAVHFADLHDTPERMFEKNTIHDIIPWQKARRLLYWRLRRRLLEDEIKKEILSTQHTLDVRQVGAMLRRWFIEDKGATESYLWDQDEAATNWLENQRQDENSVVSRNITCVRQDAIVSRVKEALETCPEVRLNAILEIAHRLQPAERAELQRTLSQIETTTQEHHNDSSASS